The window TAACAAGATCAGAACTATGCCCAAAGTGGATTATACTCTGGCAGAAATGATAGTTATGGGACCGCCGGATCTGACAAAATAATTCCAGTGGCGGGCTAAGACGGAGAATTATCTTTTCTTCGTGCTGCAGCCCGTAAGAATGTAATAAAGTCATCTATACCGTGCATACGGCATTTGATGTATCGCATAGCATATTCTTCGAAAGTAAGTTTTGCGCCGTACACATTATAGCGCTCATCTGCACTGCCGAATTCCAGACCTAAATATTCAGCCACCTGAGGATGAATGGGTTGCTCAAATTCAGCAAACGGTTCAGGGAATTCTGCAACAGCCTCTTTGGTTAGTAGGGACATGTTCAGTTTTTCAAGGATTGAGTTAACGATATGTGTCAGTATTTTTTTGCGGGGATGGTTGACGGTATTAAATAGCCTTTCCTGTTTATAATTAGCCATGACCAGATCGACATAATTGATTATGCTGATATTTTCTTTTTGTCGTTCATGCCTGAGTGATGCTTTCAGTATTTCTTCAAAATCATAAATATTGGTCAATTTGGTGTTCAGGTACAGATGTAGAATCTGAGATTCAGTCAGGTCTTTTTCAAGAAGTGAATCGAGAAAGTTATCACGGTAGTCAAATCCGGGAATACTTGACCACAGCGGCCAGTAATGTTTGAAGAACATGGACGGAAAAGGAATTGCTTTGGCTGTATTATTCAGTTTGGAAATTATAAATTCTGATCCTAATTCTTTCCAGTTTTTTCCCAGATGCTGGTATAGAAAAAGATCACATTTTGCGATCAGGTTTTCAGGGATAATTTCTCTGGTATAGTTGGTGAAGTTGTAAATGTCATAAATTTCACTGAACTCAAGGTTTAAGCATAGCAATTCTTTAACGGGATCGCCCTGACAATTGGCGTGCAATATACATATTTTCTTTTTCATCACGGTCTGAACCCTAGCACAGAGGACTATGATATCTCAATATGTTCTGGGGGCCATCGCACCCAAGGGATTTAATTATGAATGATTTTTCACGGGAGAAGCTGGAGTCTGTTATTGTACAGGTGAAAGAAATCAATCCTGCACTCGAAAAGGCAGCTCGTGCTCATTTAGATAATTTGACTAAGCCTATAGGGAGTCTTGGAAGACTTGAGGATCTTGCCGTCCAGATGTTTATGGTTTCCGGTGGAGAGATTCCCCAATCAGATCCTGCATGTATCTATGCTATTGCCGGTGACCATGGAGTGAATGAAGAAAACGTGAGCTATTTCCCGCAGGAAGTAACTCGTCAGATGGTTGAAAATTTTCTTGCAGGAGGAGCCGGTATTAATGTTTTGGCCGGCACTTCCGGTGTGGATCTGATAGTAGTAGATGCCGCATGTAAAGGTGGTCGATTTCCAAACCATTCTCATTTGATCCAGCGTAAAATAGCACAAGGAACAGCCAACATTACCAAAGGTCCTGCCATGAGTGAGCATGGTTGTCTTAAAGCCTTATTTCTTGGAATTGATCTTGCTGATGAGGCTCATGCCCGTGGGGTTAAAAGCCTTGGGACCGGAGAGATGGGAGTATCAAATACCACACCGTCGACAGCTCTTTATTGTGCTTATTTCGGTCTTGATCCTGAAAAAATAACCGGACCCGGCGGCGGTATAGATGAAGAGGGGATTGTCCGTAAGATAGGTGTCGTCAAGAAAGCACTTGCGGTAAATGCCGCGACAGTCGATTCCGGTGATATTTTTGCTATACTGCGTGCTCTTGGCGGGTACGAAATAGCTGCGCTGGCAGGGCTTATTATCGGCGGTGCCAGAAATAGGCAGATGGTTTGTATTGACGGGTTTATTTCAACTGCAGCTTACGCAGCAGCCTCAAAGCTCTGTCCAGCTGTAAGAGATTATTGCGTACTCTCTCATGCTTCTGCCGAACCGGGCTATGCTGAAATTATTGAAGCTCTCGGGTGCAGGCCGTTGCTGCATCTGGATATGCGACTGGGGGAAGGTTCTGGTGCTGCTCTTTCAATGTTTATGCTCCGTGCTGCTGCAAATATTTATAATGATATGGCAACATTCTCAGATGCCGGAGTACATGCCGGAGGTTAGGTCTGCCGGCGTCTATGCTGATTTGGATGACGCTGGAATGGATTCTGGACTCAATCAGAACTTTTTAATAAGTTGGCACATGGTTTAAATAAGTTTATTATTTAGTTTAAAATTTTCTTTATTCTTTTCAATTTTTGCAATTAAAAGTAATTTGCTGAATATTTGAACTCGGTTTAAATATATAAAGTATTTCAAAGTGCATTAGTTTACCGCGAAGATAATATCTTAAATGGAGAGATCATGCCCATAGAATTGGTCAAGACAGTTAAAGCTGCTGGTTGAGCCGCCAAGATTGCTCCCGGGGACCTGGAGCAGGCATTGCGTGGATTAGCCGTTGAAGACGAGCGGCTTCTGACTGGGCTGGGCGGGAATGAAGATTCCGCCATA of the Maridesulfovibrio zosterae DSM 11974 genome contains:
- a CDS encoding WcbI family polysaccharide biosynthesis putative acetyltransferase — encoded protein: MKKKICILHANCQGDPVKELLCLNLEFSEIYDIYNFTNYTREIIPENLIAKCDLFLYQHLGKNWKELGSEFIISKLNNTAKAIPFPSMFFKHYWPLWSSIPGFDYRDNFLDSLLEKDLTESQILHLYLNTKLTNIYDFEEILKASLRHERQKENISIINYVDLVMANYKQERLFNTVNHPRKKILTHIVNSILEKLNMSLLTKEAVAEFPEPFAEFEQPIHPQVAEYLGLEFGSADERYNVYGAKLTFEEYAMRYIKCRMHGIDDFITFLRAAARRKDNSPS
- the cobT gene encoding nicotinate-nucleotide--dimethylbenzimidazole phosphoribosyltransferase, which encodes MNDFSREKLESVIVQVKEINPALEKAARAHLDNLTKPIGSLGRLEDLAVQMFMVSGGEIPQSDPACIYAIAGDHGVNEENVSYFPQEVTRQMVENFLAGGAGINVLAGTSGVDLIVVDAACKGGRFPNHSHLIQRKIAQGTANITKGPAMSEHGCLKALFLGIDLADEAHARGVKSLGTGEMGVSNTTPSTALYCAYFGLDPEKITGPGGGIDEEGIVRKIGVVKKALAVNAATVDSGDIFAILRALGGYEIAALAGLIIGGARNRQMVCIDGFISTAAYAAASKLCPAVRDYCVLSHASAEPGYAEIIEALGCRPLLHLDMRLGEGSGAALSMFMLRAAANIYNDMATFSDAGVHAGG